A region of Lichenibacterium dinghuense DNA encodes the following proteins:
- a CDS encoding fatty acid desaturase yields MSATAAPVRAADRFSRQAAVGLSLAAAVTGGWLALHVLDVFVLPWHIALALAPLLVALQCWLSVGLFIIAHDAMHGSLAPFRPKVNRAVGRTVLMLYAGIWYDALVARHFAHHRAPGTDEDPDFAGDGHVPFLRWFGRFFAEYLSVGQVARLVAGSAVYTFLLGVPMERLLLFWALPAILSAFQLFYFGTYLPHRAEEAEEFGDEHRARSNDFSWTMSLLTCFHFGYHHEHHDNPSVPWWRLPAMRGAAR; encoded by the coding sequence ATGTCCGCCACTGCCGCACCGGTCCGCGCCGCGGACCGCTTTTCCCGTCAGGCCGCCGTCGGGCTCTCGCTCGCCGCGGCCGTCACCGGCGGCTGGCTCGCCCTGCACGTGCTCGACGTCTTCGTGCTGCCCTGGCACATCGCGCTCGCGCTCGCGCCCCTGCTGGTGGCGCTGCAATGCTGGCTGTCGGTGGGGCTGTTCATCATCGCCCACGACGCCATGCACGGCTCGCTGGCGCCGTTCCGCCCCAAGGTGAACCGCGCCGTCGGCCGCACCGTGCTGATGCTCTACGCCGGCATCTGGTACGACGCCCTCGTGGCGCGCCATTTCGCCCACCACCGCGCGCCGGGCACCGACGAGGACCCGGACTTCGCCGGCGACGGCCACGTGCCCTTCCTGCGCTGGTTCGGGCGGTTCTTCGCCGAATACCTGTCGGTCGGGCAGGTGGCGCGGCTCGTGGCCGGCTCGGCGGTCTACACCTTCCTGCTCGGGGTCCCCATGGAGCGGCTGCTGCTGTTCTGGGCCCTGCCCGCGATCCTGTCGGCGTTCCAGCTCTTCTACTTCGGAACCTACCTGCCCCACCGGGCCGAGGAGGCGGAGGAGTTCGGCGACGAGCACCGCGCCCGCTCGAACGACTTCTCCTGGACCATGTCGCTGCTGACCTGCTTTCACTTCGGCTACCACCACGAGCACCACGACAACCCGTCCGTCCCGTGGTGGCGGCTTCCGGCCATGCGCGGAGCCGCGCGTTGA
- a CDS encoding polyprenyl synthetase family protein, translated as MQVLYAQPTLVEDLRSAVNARLDALVPVGHRGPQRVNEAVRYALLAPGKRIRPLLTLLAAVDFGAAVADALDVACATEMVHTASLVLDDLPSMDDARLRRGQPTVHVRYGESTAILAAVALLNQAFATVTRAGRLPCETRLALVERLSAAIGFDGLVTGQENDLQDRGSTATVARLESLNHQKTSVLFEAALEIGARVAGAADRSIDELRQVAAHLGLAYQIADDLFDVSVAAGPQSKDLLKDAGKPTVVSLLGAERARERFGHHLAEALKLLPARGAGGTPLRDYIVVTFAQTRLC; from the coding sequence ATGCAAGTCCTTTATGCACAACCGACCCTGGTCGAGGATCTCCGCTCCGCCGTCAACGCGCGGCTCGATGCCCTGGTGCCGGTGGGGCACCGCGGCCCGCAGCGGGTCAACGAGGCGGTGCGCTACGCGCTGCTGGCGCCCGGCAAGCGCATCCGCCCGCTGCTGACGCTGCTGGCGGCGGTCGACTTCGGCGCCGCCGTGGCGGACGCGCTCGACGTCGCCTGCGCGACCGAGATGGTGCACACGGCCTCGCTGGTGCTCGACGACCTGCCCTCGATGGACGATGCCCGTCTGCGCCGCGGCCAGCCCACCGTGCACGTGCGCTACGGCGAGAGCACCGCGATCCTGGCCGCCGTGGCGCTGCTGAACCAGGCCTTCGCCACGGTGACGCGCGCCGGGCGCCTGCCCTGCGAGACGCGTCTGGCGCTGGTCGAGCGCCTGTCCGCCGCCATCGGCTTCGACGGCCTCGTCACCGGCCAGGAGAACGACCTGCAGGACCGGGGCTCCACCGCCACCGTGGCGCGGCTCGAATCGCTGAACCACCAGAAGACCAGCGTGCTGTTCGAGGCCGCGCTGGAGATCGGCGCCCGCGTGGCCGGCGCCGCCGACCGGTCCATCGACGAGCTGCGGCAGGTCGCGGCCCACCTCGGCCTCGCCTACCAGATCGCCGACGACCTGTTCGACGTGTCGGTCGCGGCGGGCCCGCAGTCGAAGGACCTGCTCAAGGACGCCGGCAAGCCCACGGTGGTGTCGCTGCTGGGCGCCGAGCGCGCGCGCGAGCGCTTCGGCCACCACCTCGCCGAGGCGCTGAAGCTGCTGCCGGCCCGCGGGGCTGGCGGCACGCCGTTGAGGGACTACATCGTGGTCACCTTCGCCCAGACGCGCCTCTGCTGA
- a CDS encoding phosphorylase has translation MIGQPPAILVTGLRAEARIASGTGVVALAGGGDAARLASMVEAALRRGARAVVSFGIAGGLEPGLAPGTVLIARGVHDGAERLTADVDWCDRLAALLPGARRADLAGVDVPAAGAGDKAALRGRTGAAAVDMESHVAARLAALHGVPFAALRVVADPAERSLPPAALVGMRPDGTADLGAVLRSLAGRPRQLPALLRTGLDARAAFAALRASRAALAPLFEAGAQSQDVAVQRPDPARAGPEAAEPGAA, from the coding sequence GTGATCGGCCAGCCGCCGGCGATCCTCGTCACGGGGCTGCGCGCCGAGGCGCGCATCGCCTCCGGCACGGGCGTGGTCGCCCTGGCGGGGGGCGGCGACGCCGCGCGCCTGGCCTCGATGGTCGAGGCGGCGCTCCGGCGCGGCGCGCGCGCGGTGGTGTCCTTCGGCATCGCGGGCGGCCTCGAGCCCGGCCTCGCGCCCGGCACCGTGCTGATCGCGCGCGGCGTCCACGACGGGGCGGAGCGCCTGACGGCGGACGTGGACTGGTGCGACCGGCTGGCGGCCCTGCTGCCGGGCGCCCGGCGCGCGGACCTCGCCGGCGTGGACGTGCCCGCGGCCGGTGCCGGCGACAAGGCCGCGCTGCGCGGCCGCACGGGCGCCGCGGCGGTCGACATGGAATCCCACGTCGCCGCGCGCCTCGCCGCGCTGCACGGCGTGCCCTTCGCGGCGCTGCGCGTCGTGGCCGACCCCGCCGAGCGGTCGCTGCCGCCGGCGGCGCTGGTGGGCATGCGGCCGGACGGCACCGCGGACCTCGGCGCCGTGCTGCGCTCGCTCGCCGGGCGGCCGCGACAGCTTCCCGCGCTGCTCCGCACGGGGCTCGACGCGCGCGCGGCCTTCGCGGCGCTGCGGGCGAGCCGCGCCGCCCTGGCGCCGCTCTTCGAAGCCGGCGCGCAGAGCCAGGACGTCGCGGTCCAGCGGCCCGATCCCGCGCGGGCGGGCCCCGAGGCCGCGGAGCCCGGCGCCGCCTGA
- the shc gene encoding squalene--hopene cyclase produces the protein MPLAAVAVHEPAVPASVIDDLDLAIDRAAEALRREQRGDGHFAFDLEADATIPAEYVMLRHFLGEGHDAIENKIGAYLRRTQEAHGGWPLLRGGALNVSASVKAYAALRMIGDGADAPHMLRARDAILAAGGAAQSNVFTRTTLALFGMVPWRAVPAMPIEIMNAPSWFPFHIYRISYWARDTLVPLLVLMALKPRGANPRGVDIPELFVTPPERVRIWPKGNNQVGGWGVIFGALDKVLQAAEPYFPRGTRQSAIDKAVAFVRARLNGEDGLGAIYPAMANTVMMFRVLGVPDDHPDAVLARAAVDKLLAVKGEEAFCQPALSPVWDTALSAHALIEAGGGHAAAADRGLAWLKPLQVLDVKGDWAERRPDVRPGGWAFQYRNDHYPDLDDTAVVVMAMDRARSQSGEAGFDESIARAREWVVGLQSKNGGWAAFDADNTSTYLNYIPFADHGALLDPPTSDVTARVVSMLAQLGETPADSPAMKRGIDFLLAEQHPEGGWYGRWGFNYVYGTWSVLCALNAAGVPAEAAPVRRAVAWLLKIQNTDGGWGEDDKGYELDYKGYSPAPSTASQTAWAVIALMAAGEVDHPAVERGVAYLRATQMPDGFWPEELFTGTGFPRVFYLRYLGYPKFFPLWAMARYRNLKHSNSRTVMVGM, from the coding sequence ATGCCGCTTGCCGCCGTAGCCGTCCACGAGCCTGCCGTCCCGGCTTCGGTCATCGACGACCTCGACCTCGCCATAGACCGCGCCGCCGAGGCGCTCCGCCGCGAGCAGCGCGGGGACGGGCACTTCGCCTTCGACCTCGAGGCGGACGCCACCATCCCGGCCGAATACGTCATGCTGCGGCACTTCCTCGGCGAGGGGCACGACGCGATCGAGAACAAGATCGGCGCCTACCTGCGCCGCACCCAGGAAGCGCACGGCGGATGGCCGCTGCTGCGCGGCGGCGCCCTCAACGTGTCGGCCAGCGTCAAGGCCTACGCGGCGCTGCGCATGATCGGCGACGGTGCGGACGCGCCCCACATGCTGCGCGCGCGGGACGCCATCCTGGCGGCGGGCGGCGCGGCGCAGTCCAACGTCTTCACCCGCACGACCCTCGCGCTGTTCGGGATGGTGCCGTGGCGCGCGGTCCCGGCCATGCCGATCGAGATCATGAACGCGCCCTCGTGGTTCCCGTTCCACATCTATCGGATCTCGTACTGGGCGCGCGACACGCTCGTGCCGCTGCTGGTGCTGATGGCGCTGAAGCCCCGCGGCGCGAACCCGCGCGGCGTCGACATCCCGGAGCTCTTCGTCACGCCGCCGGAGCGCGTCCGCATCTGGCCCAAGGGCAACAACCAGGTCGGCGGCTGGGGCGTCATCTTCGGCGCGCTCGACAAGGTGCTGCAGGCGGCGGAGCCCTACTTCCCGCGCGGCACGCGCCAGAGCGCCATCGACAAGGCCGTGGCCTTCGTGCGGGCGCGGCTCAACGGCGAGGACGGGCTCGGCGCCATCTATCCCGCCATGGCCAACACGGTGATGATGTTCCGCGTGCTGGGCGTGCCGGACGACCATCCCGACGCCGTGCTGGCCCGCGCCGCCGTGGACAAGCTCCTCGCCGTCAAGGGCGAGGAAGCCTTCTGCCAACCCGCGCTGTCGCCCGTGTGGGACACGGCGCTCTCGGCCCACGCGCTGATCGAGGCCGGCGGCGGCCACGCCGCGGCGGCCGACCGCGGCCTCGCCTGGCTGAAGCCGCTGCAGGTGCTCGACGTGAAGGGCGACTGGGCCGAGCGGCGGCCCGACGTTCGCCCCGGCGGATGGGCCTTTCAGTACCGCAACGACCACTACCCCGACCTCGACGACACCGCCGTCGTCGTGATGGCGATGGACCGCGCGCGGTCGCAGTCGGGCGAGGCCGGCTTCGACGAGTCGATCGCCCGCGCCCGCGAGTGGGTCGTGGGCCTGCAGTCGAAGAACGGCGGCTGGGCCGCCTTCGACGCCGACAACACCTCCACCTACCTGAACTACATCCCCTTCGCGGACCACGGCGCCCTGCTCGACCCGCCGACCTCGGACGTGACGGCGCGCGTCGTGTCCATGCTGGCGCAGCTCGGCGAGACGCCGGCGGACAGCCCGGCGATGAAGCGCGGCATCGACTTCCTCCTGGCCGAGCAGCACCCCGAGGGTGGCTGGTATGGGCGCTGGGGCTTCAACTACGTCTACGGCACCTGGTCGGTGCTCTGCGCGCTGAACGCCGCCGGCGTCCCCGCCGAGGCCGCGCCGGTGCGGCGCGCCGTGGCGTGGCTCCTGAAGATCCAGAACACCGACGGCGGCTGGGGCGAGGACGACAAGGGCTACGAGCTCGACTACAAGGGCTACAGCCCCGCGCCCAGCACCGCGTCGCAGACCGCCTGGGCGGTGATCGCCCTGATGGCGGCCGGCGAGGTCGACCACCCCGCGGTCGAGCGCGGCGTCGCCTACCTGCGCGCCACGCAGATGCCGGACGGGTTCTGGCCCGAGGAGCTGTTCACCGGCACCGGCTTCCCGCGCGTCTTCTACCTCCGCTACCTCGGCTACCCGAAGTTCTTCCCGCTGTGGGCGATGGCGCGCTACCGCAATCTCAAGCACTCGAACTCGCGCACCGTCATGGTGGGCATGTGA
- a CDS encoding MFS transporter produces MDDRVGNPALAGSGPATASRVRPVMAVLGAAGASHCMNDLLQSLIPAVYPVLKSEFALSFGQIGLITLTFQLTASLLQPFVGAYTDRNPKPYSLPLGMCVTMAGLVVLASAPNFGLILLAAGMVGVGSSIFHPEASRVARLASGGRYGFAQSVFQVGGNGGTALGPLLAAFVVVPDGQRSIAWFALVALAAIFVLTGMSRWYAAHLGAVRRKAVTSSVEGLPRRKVLIAVFVLMLLVFSKYIYLSSLTSYYTFYLISKFGLSKQDALVHLFIFLGAVAVGTAVGGPIGDRIGRKPVIWCSILGVLPFTLLLPYADLTWTTVLSVVIGVVLASAFSAILVFAQEMMPTKVGMISGLFFGFAFGMAGLGAAVLGLFADQFGIVAVYRICSFLPVLGLLTWFLPNVSEKR; encoded by the coding sequence ATGGACGACAGAGTGGGAAACCCGGCACTGGCCGGGTCCGGCCCGGCGACGGCATCCAGGGTGCGCCCCGTGATGGCGGTGCTCGGCGCGGCCGGCGCGTCGCACTGCATGAACGACCTGCTCCAGAGCCTGATCCCCGCCGTCTACCCGGTGCTGAAGTCGGAGTTCGCCCTGAGCTTCGGCCAGATCGGCCTCATCACGCTGACGTTCCAGCTCACGGCGTCGCTCCTGCAGCCCTTCGTCGGCGCCTACACCGACCGCAACCCGAAGCCCTATTCGCTGCCGCTCGGCATGTGCGTGACGATGGCCGGGCTGGTGGTGCTCGCCTCGGCGCCGAACTTCGGCCTGATCCTGCTCGCGGCCGGCATGGTCGGGGTGGGCTCTTCGATCTTCCACCCCGAGGCGTCGCGCGTGGCGCGGCTCGCGTCCGGCGGGCGCTACGGCTTCGCGCAGTCGGTGTTCCAGGTCGGCGGCAACGGCGGCACGGCGCTCGGCCCGCTGCTCGCCGCCTTCGTTGTAGTACCGGACGGCCAGCGCTCCATCGCGTGGTTCGCGCTCGTGGCGCTGGCGGCGATCTTCGTTCTCACCGGCATGAGCCGCTGGTACGCGGCGCACCTCGGCGCGGTGCGCCGGAAGGCCGTGACGTCGAGCGTCGAGGGCCTGCCCCGCCGCAAGGTGCTGATCGCCGTCTTCGTGCTGATGCTGCTCGTCTTCTCGAAGTACATCTACCTGTCGAGCCTGACGAGTTACTACACCTTCTACCTCATCAGCAAGTTCGGCCTGAGCAAGCAGGACGCGCTGGTGCACCTGTTCATCTTCCTCGGCGCGGTGGCGGTCGGCACGGCCGTCGGCGGGCCCATCGGCGACCGGATCGGCCGCAAGCCGGTGATCTGGTGCTCGATCCTGGGCGTGCTGCCCTTCACGCTGCTGCTCCCCTACGCCGACCTCACCTGGACCACGGTGCTGTCCGTGGTGATCGGCGTGGTTCTGGCCTCGGCCTTCTCGGCCATCCTGGTCTTCGCGCAGGAGATGATGCCGACCAAGGTGGGCATGATCTCGGGCCTGTTCTTCGGCTTCGCCTTCGGCATGGCGGGGCTCGGCGCCGCGGTGCTGGGCCTCTTCGCAGACCAGTTCGGCATCGTCGCCGTCTACCGGATCTGCTCGTTCCTGCCGGTGCTGGGCCTGCTCACCTGGTTCCTGCCGAACGTCAGCGAGAAGCGCTGA
- a CDS encoding DMT family transporter — MVAGSAGHGSRLAGMAFALGMNVGVAVILVHARRGARAGNAVYTLGTALSAAVGFALAPRVAVSGPELALLAAFGVLTIGLAMALYMAGARRIPAAEVGLISMLDVASGPGLVWLIFGEDPGLPTVAGGAVVVSALLWHLAPDVTRLLRPA, encoded by the coding sequence ATGGTGGCGGGCAGCGCCGGGCACGGCTCCCGCCTCGCCGGCATGGCCTTCGCGCTCGGCATGAACGTCGGCGTGGCGGTGATCCTGGTCCATGCCCGCCGGGGCGCGCGCGCCGGCAACGCCGTCTATACGCTCGGCACGGCGCTGAGCGCCGCGGTCGGCTTCGCGCTGGCGCCGCGGGTGGCGGTGAGCGGGCCGGAGCTCGCCCTCCTGGCGGCCTTCGGCGTGCTGACGATCGGCCTCGCCATGGCGCTCTACATGGCCGGCGCCCGCCGCATCCCCGCCGCCGAGGTCGGCCTGATCAGCATGCTCGACGTCGCGTCCGGCCCCGGGCTCGTGTGGCTGATCTTCGGCGAGGACCCCGGCCTGCCGACGGTGGCGGGCGGCGCCGTGGTAGTGTCCGCGCTGCTGTGGCACCTCGCGCCCGACGTGACGCGCCTGCTCCGCCCGGCCTGA
- a CDS encoding NADH:flavin oxidoreductase produces MSADPLLQPFRLKHLALRNRLLSTAHEPAYTEDGMPKDRYRLYHSEKARGGIALTVIGGSAVVAPDSPQAFGNILLYRDEVVRWLSELADDVHGHGAAVMIQITHLGRRTTWAKADWLPVLAPSGVREPAHRASPKAMEDWDIARVVADYADAAERAKAAGLDGIEVEAYGHLVDQFWSPLTNHRDDRYGGSLDNRLRFGLEVLAAIRERVGPDFVVGVRAVADEDQEGGLTREEGLGIAGRLTASGLIDFVNVIRGHIDTEEGLSHVIPNMGARSAPHLDFAGEVRAATRLPTFHAARIQDVATARHAIRSGKLDMVGMTRAHLADPHIARKIAEGREGAIRPCVGMGYCIDSIYSGQAVCIHNAATGREGSVPHVVPRSAGPRRRIVVVGAGPGGLEAARVAGERGHAVTVLEAAAQPGGQVRLAAALKRRREILGIVDWRMSECERHGVAFRFDTYAEAADVLAEEPDVVVVATGGLPDTGFLGDGAALATSGWDLLSGAVRPAASVIVYDGDGAHPGMTAAEFVAGSGAALEVVTPERTLAPDIGGTSYPAYFRALSEAGAAVTLNLRLKGLERRGNRVVARFFDDYGRRWVEKEADQVVVEHGTAPLDELYFALKPGSANLGEVDHAALLAGRPQSVARNPEGRYRLFRVGDAVAGRNIHAAIYDAMRLMKDL; encoded by the coding sequence ATGTCCGCCGATCCCCTGCTCCAGCCCTTCCGGCTCAAGCACCTCGCCCTGCGCAACCGCCTGCTGTCCACCGCGCACGAGCCCGCCTACACCGAGGACGGGATGCCGAAGGACCGCTACCGGCTCTACCATTCCGAGAAGGCGCGCGGCGGCATCGCGCTCACCGTGATCGGCGGCTCGGCCGTGGTGGCGCCGGACAGCCCGCAGGCCTTCGGCAACATCCTGCTCTACCGCGACGAGGTGGTGCGCTGGCTTTCCGAGCTGGCCGACGACGTCCACGGCCACGGCGCCGCCGTGATGATCCAGATCACGCACCTCGGCCGCCGCACGACATGGGCCAAGGCCGACTGGCTGCCCGTGCTGGCGCCGTCCGGCGTCCGCGAGCCCGCCCACCGCGCGTCCCCGAAGGCCATGGAGGACTGGGACATCGCCCGCGTGGTGGCCGACTACGCCGACGCGGCCGAGCGCGCGAAGGCGGCCGGCCTCGACGGCATCGAGGTCGAAGCCTACGGCCACCTCGTCGACCAGTTCTGGTCGCCGCTCACCAACCACCGCGACGACCGCTACGGCGGGAGCCTCGACAACCGCCTGCGCTTCGGCCTGGAGGTGCTCGCCGCCATCCGCGAGCGCGTAGGGCCGGACTTCGTCGTCGGCGTGCGCGCCGTGGCGGACGAGGACCAGGAGGGCGGCCTCACCCGCGAGGAGGGCCTCGGCATCGCGGGGCGGCTCACGGCCTCGGGGCTGATCGACTTCGTCAACGTCATCCGCGGCCACATCGACACCGAGGAGGGGCTGAGCCACGTCATCCCCAACATGGGCGCGCGGTCGGCGCCGCACCTCGACTTCGCCGGCGAGGTCCGGGCGGCGACGCGCCTGCCGACCTTCCACGCCGCCCGCATCCAGGACGTCGCGACGGCGCGCCACGCGATTCGGAGCGGCAAGCTCGACATGGTGGGCATGACGCGCGCCCACCTCGCCGACCCGCACATCGCCCGCAAGATCGCGGAGGGGCGCGAGGGCGCGATCCGCCCCTGCGTCGGCATGGGCTACTGCATCGACTCGATCTATTCCGGCCAGGCGGTCTGCATCCACAACGCCGCCACGGGGCGCGAGGGCTCCGTGCCCCACGTCGTGCCGCGGTCGGCCGGCCCGCGCCGGCGCATCGTGGTGGTGGGCGCGGGGCCGGGCGGGCTGGAAGCCGCGCGGGTCGCGGGCGAGCGCGGCCACGCGGTGACCGTGCTCGAAGCCGCGGCGCAGCCCGGCGGGCAGGTGCGCCTCGCCGCCGCGCTGAAGCGCCGCCGCGAGATCCTCGGCATCGTCGACTGGCGCATGAGCGAATGCGAGCGCCACGGCGTCGCCTTTCGCTTCGACACCTACGCCGAGGCCGCGGACGTGCTCGCCGAGGAGCCGGACGTCGTGGTGGTGGCGACGGGCGGGCTGCCCGACACCGGCTTCCTCGGCGACGGGGCGGCGCTGGCCACCTCGGGCTGGGACCTGCTGTCCGGCGCCGTGCGGCCCGCCGCCTCGGTGATCGTCTACGACGGCGACGGCGCCCATCCCGGCATGACCGCGGCGGAGTTCGTGGCCGGCAGCGGCGCGGCCCTGGAGGTGGTGACGCCCGAGCGCACGCTCGCGCCCGACATCGGCGGCACGAGCTACCCGGCCTACTTCCGCGCGCTCAGCGAGGCCGGCGCCGCGGTGACGCTGAACCTGCGCCTGAAGGGCCTGGAGCGGCGCGGCAACCGCGTCGTGGCGCGGTTCTTCGACGACTACGGCCGGCGCTGGGTGGAGAAGGAGGCCGACCAGGTCGTGGTCGAGCACGGCACGGCGCCGCTCGACGAGCTGTATTTCGCGCTGAAGCCTGGCTCGGCCAACCTCGGCGAGGTCGATCACGCGGCGCTGCTTGCCGGCCGGCCCCAGAGCGTGGCGCGCAACCCGGAGGGGCGCTACCGGCTGTTCCGCGTCGGCGACGCCGTGGCGGGCCGCAACATCCACGCGGCGATCTACGACGCGATGCGCTTGATGAAGGACCTGTGA
- a CDS encoding CocE/NonD family hydrolase: MDERYEVEITENLWIPLADGTRLAARMWRPRAAGPVPAVLEYIPYRKRDGTRGRDDPMHGFFAAAGYAALRVDMRGSGDSDGLLDDEYLAQEQDDALEVIAWIADQPWCSGAVGMMGKSWGGFNALQVAARRPPALAAIVTVCSTDDRFGDDIHYKGGCLLNDNLWWGSIMLAYQGRPPDPEIRADWRERWIERLDAMPFWPALWLAHQTRDGYWRHGSVCEDWGAIRCPVLAVGGWTDAYTDAVPRLLANLDVPRLGIVGPWAHVYPQDGSPGPAIDFLGECTRWWDHWLKGRDTGAMAEPRLRAFVEDWQEPSATRRLSEGRFVGVETEAEQLRFGLAPGRLTAGAGEPARLAVKSPPWTGTGGGEWMGTGVAGERPTDQRLDDGLSLCFDTEPLPEPVEILGNPSVEFVLASDRPQAQLAVRLCDVAPDGSSLRVSYAVLNLAHRDGSADPRPMVPGAPVRVSIALKMCGHRVPAGHRLRLAVSTACWPLVWPARDDATLTIETGDSRLTLPTAAGARDARFEPPRHGPAAPATVLAGGRAARRVTFDVQDGTAAYVIEAEGGLFGEGTLRFDDIGTELSHDLTRTLTVGRDPLSAETRIVQRYAMGREGWRVRIETEAAMRGDAECFTIEGELRAYEGDALVRTRTWRERIPRRDL, from the coding sequence GTGGACGAGCGTTACGAGGTCGAGATCACCGAGAACCTGTGGATCCCGCTCGCAGACGGGACGCGGCTCGCCGCGCGCATGTGGCGTCCCCGCGCCGCCGGCCCCGTGCCGGCCGTGCTCGAATACATCCCCTACCGCAAGCGCGACGGCACTCGCGGGCGCGACGACCCGATGCACGGCTTCTTCGCCGCCGCGGGCTACGCGGCGCTGCGCGTCGACATGCGCGGCTCGGGCGACTCCGACGGGCTGCTCGACGACGAATACCTCGCGCAGGAGCAGGACGACGCGCTGGAGGTGATCGCCTGGATCGCGGATCAGCCCTGGTGCTCGGGCGCGGTCGGCATGATGGGCAAGAGCTGGGGCGGCTTCAACGCGCTGCAGGTGGCGGCGCGGCGCCCGCCGGCCCTCGCGGCCATCGTCACGGTCTGCTCCACGGACGACCGCTTCGGCGACGACATCCATTACAAGGGCGGCTGCCTGCTCAACGACAATCTGTGGTGGGGCTCGATCATGCTGGCCTACCAGGGCCGGCCGCCTGACCCCGAGATCCGCGCCGACTGGCGCGAGCGCTGGATCGAGCGGCTCGACGCCATGCCGTTCTGGCCCGCCCTGTGGCTCGCCCACCAGACGCGCGACGGCTATTGGCGCCACGGCTCGGTCTGCGAGGATTGGGGAGCGATCCGGTGTCCCGTGCTGGCGGTGGGCGGCTGGACCGACGCCTACACGGACGCGGTACCGCGGCTGCTCGCCAACCTCGACGTGCCGCGCCTCGGCATCGTCGGTCCCTGGGCGCACGTCTACCCGCAGGACGGGAGCCCCGGCCCGGCGATCGACTTCCTCGGCGAGTGCACCCGCTGGTGGGACCACTGGCTGAAGGGCCGCGACACCGGCGCCATGGCCGAGCCTCGGCTGCGCGCCTTCGTCGAGGACTGGCAGGAGCCCTCGGCGACGCGCCGGCTCTCGGAAGGCCGCTTCGTGGGCGTCGAGACCGAGGCGGAACAGCTGCGGTTCGGGCTCGCGCCGGGTCGCCTCACCGCGGGCGCGGGCGAGCCCGCCCGGCTCGCGGTGAAGTCGCCGCCCTGGACCGGCACGGGCGGGGGCGAGTGGATGGGCACCGGCGTGGCGGGCGAGCGGCCGACCGATCAGCGACTCGACGACGGGCTGTCGCTCTGCTTCGACACGGAGCCGCTCCCCGAGCCGGTCGAGATCCTCGGCAACCCGTCCGTCGAATTCGTGCTCGCGTCGGACCGGCCGCAGGCGCAGCTCGCGGTGCGGCTTTGCGATGTCGCGCCGGACGGCTCGTCGCTGCGCGTCTCCTACGCGGTGCTCAACCTCGCGCACCGCGACGGCTCCGCCGATCCCCGGCCGATGGTGCCCGGCGCGCCCGTCCGCGTCTCCATCGCCCTCAAGATGTGCGGCCACCGCGTGCCGGCCGGCCACCGCCTGCGCCTCGCCGTCTCGACCGCCTGCTGGCCGCTGGTCTGGCCTGCGCGCGACGACGCGACCCTGACGATCGAGACCGGCGACAGCCGGCTCACGCTGCCGACGGCCGCCGGCGCCCGCGACGCGCGTTTTGAGCCGCCGCGCCACGGCCCCGCCGCGCCCGCCACCGTGCTGGCCGGGGGCCGGGCGGCGCGGCGCGTGACCTTCGACGTCCAGGACGGGACGGCCGCCTACGTGATCGAGGCCGAGGGCGGCCTCTTCGGGGAGGGCACGCTCCGCTTCGACGACATCGGCACGGAGCTGTCGCACGATCTCACACGCACCCTGACGGTCGGCCGCGACCCGCTCAGCGCCGAAACCCGCATCGTCCAGCGCTACGCCATGGGGCGCGAGGGCTGGCGCGTGCGGATCGAGACCGAGGCGGCGATGCGCGGCGACGCGGAATGCTTCACCATCGAGGGCGAGCTGCGCGCCTACGAGGGCGACGCGCTCGTCCGCACCCGCACGTGGCGCGAGCGCATCCCGCGGCGCGATCTGTGA